A window of Pseudomonas alcaliphila JAB1 genomic DNA:
GTTGTCCTCGGCCTGGATGCGCGCGGTGATGTCGCGCGACACGCTGACCACCTCCACCACCGCGCCGGTGTAGGTTTCGCGAATGGCGCGGCTAGCGGTCTCGAACCACAGGTAATGTCCATCGCGATGACGAATGCGATAGCTCATGGTGTGGTAGCCGTCCTGCTCCAGCGCCTCGCGCGCTTGCTTGGCCTGCTGCAGTTGGTCCTGCGGATGCAGCAGGCAGTCCACCGCCATTCCGCGCAGCTCTTCCGGCCAGTAGCCGAGCAGCGTCCAGCTTGCAGGCGTGGCATCGAGAAACACGCCGTCCGGGGTATGGCGGGAGATCAGGTCGGTGGTGTTCTCGGTGATCAGCCGGTACAGCCGCCGTGCGCGCGCGGCTTCACGCTGCTCGCGGACTTCCTGAGTCGCTTCGCGGCAGCGCGCCAGCACCCGCTGCTCTGCCACATCGGGGATAAAGCTCCAGATCAGGATGCGCTCGCCGTCCTGAGCCTCCACCGCCTCGATGGCGCGCGACTGCTGCAAGCAGGCGCGCACCAGCGGCAGATGATTGACCGGCAGCAGTTCACCGACCCGGGCCAGCGGACGCTCGCCGAGCAGCGCCTGCAAAGCCTGGTTGAACTCAAGCGGCCGTGCGCGCGCATCGAGCAGCAACGCCGGCTGCGGGTCGGCCGATAGCAACGGCGCACTGCGACTCATACCACCAGCCAGACCGACCAATTGCGCCAGCAACTCGCGCAGCCAGGGCAACCACTCCAGGCCGGCATCTTCGTCCACCTGCAGCAACAACAGACCGGCACCGCCCTCCTCCAGACTCAGCGCCAGCGCCTGACCGTGATGAATCGCAGCGCGGCGCAGTCGCCCGGCCAACCAGCAGGGCAGTTGACGCACTACTTCCAGGCTAAGGCAGGGCTGCGTCGTCAGCGCCTCGAACAGAGTCTGATCGCTGGCGGCCAGCGGATCGCCCTGGCCCGGCGGCAGGCGCGGGCCACCGTCGTCCTGGGCATAGGTGCGGCTGGCCGGCTGCCAGGTCAGGTACCAGGCCTGGCGCACCTGTGGGCAGCCGAGTACGGCGCGGCGCAGGGCCGCCGCCCGCGCGTGGAGGGACGGCGCTTCGCGCTGGATGCGCAGCCAGGCCTGCAGCGGCACGGCCGCCTGATCGCTCGACAGATTCATATAGTAATTATTCTATAAA
This region includes:
- a CDS encoding ATP-binding protein, with translation MNLSSDQAAVPLQAWLRIQREAPSLHARAAALRRAVLGCPQVRQAWYLTWQPASRTYAQDDGGPRLPPGQGDPLAASDQTLFEALTTQPCLSLEVVRQLPCWLAGRLRRAAIHHGQALALSLEEGGAGLLLLQVDEDAGLEWLPWLRELLAQLVGLAGGMSRSAPLLSADPQPALLLDARARPLEFNQALQALLGERPLARVGELLPVNHLPLVRACLQQSRAIEAVEAQDGERILIWSFIPDVAEQRVLARCREATQEVREQREAARARRLYRLITENTTDLISRHTPDGVFLDATPASWTLLGYWPEELRGMAVDCLLHPQDQLQQAKQAREALEQDGYHTMSYRIRHRDGHYLWFETASRAIRETYTGAVVEVVSVSRDITARIQAEDNKRRLEDELAHTTRLITLGELASGIAHEINQPLAAVVNYASASQRYLQGIGGDPAAVDKVAQGLARITEHANHAAAVIRRLRAFLRKGQRHMQALNLAEVAREAVRLCNWEASTAQVAVSDALPDNLPPVFADRVLLEQVLLNLLRNAIEANRDRHPGSASQIRLQAQERAGSLAIRVIDQGPGVSDEQLGKLFTPFYTSKADGLGLGLSMSRSIVEGFGGSLEALPAEGGGLCLECRLPLGRVEESER